The Aulosira sp. FACHB-615 genome contains the following window.
ACGACCAAACTTTCTGCGCCCTCTCAATCAACAACCCATGCTGAGATTCGATCGCCCTCAACACTGCTCGACTATCCCGCAACCTAATTCCCAAAAACTCTGCTATGTAACCCTCAATTTCCACCTGCTCAAATAAAACATACTGCGGCTGCTCAAACTTTTTCACTGCCAGATAACTAAGTAACTCTAGCTTTCGTTCTGGTAATAAATCTCGGTAAATCTCATCTCGCTCAATCTCCCGTGACTTGTCCCACTGCTCTAGTAGTAGCTCTAACCCTTCCTCATAAAGCTTGGAACGCTTTGAGTAGAACTTGCCAGTTTGGTGAAACACAGCACAAGTCAAACTCAGCAAAATTGGTGTAATCGCTAAATCCCGAATCGGTTTATTTGCATCTAGAAAAAGCTGATCTAGAAACTCCTGCGATCGCGCTAATCCTGCTGAGTCATCCCCAATAACTGCCTTAAACCAATGCTCAGAAAAAGATTGCACCTGGGCTTGATTAAAATCTGCTACTTCTACATAATCAAAACGCTCAAAACGCGATTCTTGGCTTTGCGTCCGACAGGTCACAATTACCTGCACCTGCGGATAAGAACGAGCAAACTGCTTAATTTGCTTGGTGATGTTCTTACCATCTTCCCCTGTTACTTCATCTAATCCGTCTAGCAAAACTAATGCTCGACCTTGATAGAAAATCAAATTAATGTCTGTATTTGATAACTGCCAGGACTGCTCAAAATAACGCTCCAGCGAATAGGCAAACTTACGTCCATCCTCTACAAACTCTCGTAATTTAATTAAGGCTGGGATTCGGTGCGCTTGTAAATTGCCAGCGTTGCACTCGGTAACTACTCGTTGCAAATAAGTGGTCTTCCCTGAACCTGGTTTACCCACCACCATGAGATTTGTATTTTTCGCCAGTACCTCTAGTCCTGAAACCCTTTGTCGCTCTTTACCTAAACCAATGCGATCCAAACTGCGATCGCCTGAATATCTCTCCATCCCAGTTGTAAAATCTTGCCACAGGTCATCGAGTTCTGACTTACGGCTACTGCTCAGTTCCTCTAGGATGTTCACATCCACAAACAAATCACCTAAAGGAACCCAGTGATCTACACCCCATAGTGGTATTGTGCTATGTAATCGCTGAATATCATCATGAATGCGCGATCGCACTTGTTGCACCAGTTCATCAACAGACTGCTGATTCTGCTCTTTAAATGGGGCAAATTGACCAGTAGCTTTTAGTTCCTCAAGGAGAGACCGAATTATTTCTCGAATTAATTCTGCGTCTGCGCCTTGGTAAGTGCGTAGGCAAAGCCCACCGAAGGTATCGCCTACGTGAATATCCTGTCCTTGTCCCAGGTTGACTGCATATTTACTTTGTTGAGAGACAATCTGACCAATACCAGTGAGCCATTGTCGCAGAAATGTTATGTCAGTTTCAGTCTGCTGTTTTTTAATGATGCGCTCAAGTATGGCGTTTAATTCTTCAGGGGTGGTCATTTTGATTATGGTTCAAGCAGTCAATTTTTATTTTGGTTGAGATGGCGATCGTAACTGAGTAGCTTCTTTATATTACTGTTGTAAACATTACCTGATTTTATCTTCGCCAAACTTTAATGGTCTGATCTCTTCCTCCGCTAATTAGTGTTTCTCCATCTGGGCTAATTGCAATTGATGTCACACCTCTGCGATGTCGTTCAGGGAAAATTTGAAATTCTTTTTCAGTAATTTTCCACTCTACAATTGTTTCATCATTACTTCCACTCACTAAAGTTTTACCGTCTGGACTAAATACAAGACAAGTAACGGCATCTGAATGTTGTTGGAGAGTCTGAGGGGTTTCTCTAGTATTTAAATACCAAAGTTTAATCTTATTGTCATTGCTGCCACTAGCCAATATTTCTCCATCTGGGCTAAATGTTAGCGTATAAATAGCGTCTCGATGTGCTGTAAGTGTACCTAAACATCTTTTACTATCTATATCCCATAGTTTGATAGTTTTATCGTAGCTACAACTAGCAAGAATTCGTCCGTTTTTTGGGTTAAAAGCAACACAGGTGACTTTATCAGAATGCCCAGATAATTTAGCAATTTCTTCACCACTTTCTACATCCCACAATTTAATATCATGATTATCATTGGCGGCTAATATTTTGTTATTAGGACTAAAAGCGACTGAATCAAAACCAAAAACATCTAAAAAATTACTTAAAAGAGTTTTACCAAATGTATGAAGCGGATTTGATGAACCTAAACGCCAAATGTATATTTGATAGGCTTTACAAGCAGCAATTAATTGAGCATCTGAACTAATGGCTACAGATGTAAACCATAAATCAAAAACGCCTGTTGCAGAAAAGGGAACAGAAATTTCTTGTAGTCTTTCTCGTGTGTTTGTCTGCCAACGTTTAATAACTTGATTGCCACTACTAATAAAATACTCTTGATGAGGACTAAAAGCTAGTTTTAATCCATAACGCATGACAGATTGTTGAGAAAAATCAGTTAAATTTTTGGCTAGTTTATCTATAATCGGAATTCCAGTGGATTGATTTTCCACTTGAGTGTAATCATTCTCTGTTAAACTAGCGACACATCGCCAAGTTACTTTTTGAATGGCTTGAACTAAAGCTTGGATGGCTTGTTCATCCCAGGTTTGGTAAATGCGATCGCCTATATGGATGTCTCTACCTTCACCAATGTTGACATTGTATTTACCTAGTTGCGATACGATTTGGCGATCGCCAGTCAAAAGTTTCTGACGTAAAAATGATATATCTTCATCGGTTTGTTGTCCCTGTTCAGCCCGATTCAGAATTTGCTGGAGGTGTTTATCAGGTGTCATTGAATACTTGTGAACAATGTATTAGTAATTTGGTTAATAATCGCGGTTAACTCTTGGGTGAGATATAAAATTGTAAATGTAGCCTGACAAGATTATCAAAGGATAATATCTGTGACACTCAAAATGAGGTAGCCTAGTCAATGGCACGATTTTACGCAGACGAGCAATTTCCATTTCCAGTTTTGCCAACTGAAATTGTTATGCCATATTAACCACTTAAAATTTGCTCAATAACTCCTTGCAATTTTTTCCAGACAATTTCGCCTTTAAATTGTTCCCAAATGCTTCTGGGTTTGTAGAAGTACAACTGCTGCTGGTTTAGTTCGTAAACCACTGGGATTTCATACCAAAGCATATCTACTCTAAAATCAAATGGGTTAGTTGTTTGGATGGCTTTTTTGGTTTCCATATCAAGTTCATCTACTAAGGCGATGGCAAAACAAAAGTGAGTTGGTACTCTGAAATTAAAGAAGCCTTGTCTTGGTGTACCTGGGCTAATTTCTTCTCTAGCCCATACCATTGATTGAGCCGAGAATTGCTGCAAAGTTGTTATTCTTAGGCTGGCAAACTCAGAGAACATAAATAAGGCTTCACTTCGCATTCTAAATCCTGCCTTAAAGTCTTTGATCCTAGCAATATAGTTAAATAATATACCTGTATTTAATACATTTTGACGTATTTCCAAACACCCTTGTTGCCGTAATTTTTGCAAAACCTTTTCAAAATATTGCTCTATGGCTTGACGATTATTACAAGCTTCTATTGTTCTAAAATATTCAGCTTCACTATGTTTCTCTTGACTGGCTCGAATAACTTGAATCAATACCTGAATAGCTTCATCATTGTTTTGATAATAGACTTTATCGCCAATGTGAATGTCCTTACCCTTACCAATACTGACATTATACTTACCTAGTTGTTTCAAGCTTTGGCTATCATCACTTGTAAGCAATTGTCGGAGATATTGGATATCAGCTTCTGTTTGCTTGTTCTCAGCAATGCGTTTGAGAATAGAATTTGTTTTATCCGCAGTATTCATAATTTTTTAATTTGATTTTATTGTTGATTATTAGTGTTAAATGACATATTAACAAAGTGTTCCTGTAAAAGTGAATGAATAAATCGGTATGAGCCACCTACCCGTTGAAGTATAGTTCGTTCAGTAGCATAGTTAAGGAATTTACTATAATTCCAAGGGATATAACCATTGCAGTAAAGAACGAGACGCAGTATGAAATGTTGAATACAAGCAGCACCTCCACTGATTAACCAAAAAATTAAACCAAAACTTATACCTTTTGTATAGCCACTAATTACTCCAATCATTAAACCACTTGCAATTCCAATAACACTCGCATTTACAAAAGAGTTTCGGATTCCCTGATTTGAGTGATTACTTTTTTCTGGACTTAAGGTGGCTGAACCACGAAATGTTATTGTTATTAAAATAGTTTGGATAATTTGTCCAAAGATTAGTCCACTAATGCTTCCAAAATACCAAATTGAAACAATATTTCCTAAATAATAGTTGATTATTGACGAATATATTAGTAAAGAGATTAAAAAGAAATGAGGTAGTATAAAACCGCAAGGCAAGCTCCACGCTAATCTACCCATAAAAGCTAGTCCTGACGAAACTAAAAAAAATTGATTTACTGTAATAGCTAATAAAAATAAAATTGAAATAAGAGTAACCTTTAGTGTACAGTATGTTACTGAAATTAGACATACAATTACTGCAATAGTAATTGATGTTATTGCTATTTTTTACGAGACAATTAACTTTTCAATTGGTTGTATAACATTGATAAAAACTATTATTAATCCCACGCTTACAAGTATAGACAAAAGAAAAAAAGCAAAAAATATTGGTAGGGCTAAACAAAATGCAATTGCTGTGATAGCTATTAATATAGTTATATTTTTAAAAAATTTTACTGGGAAAGCTAACCAATGAAGTAAATCGAAGGATTCATAGTTATAATTAAATGGCAAAATATTAAATGGCAAAAGAATCAAAAAATATAAAACTAATAAGCCAGCCAAAGAGGAGATTTTATAAATAAAAATAATAAAAATCGAAATAGATAAGGGGAGATAAATAATTGAGTTAAAAATGCCCAGTAAATTACTAAATCTACTAAATATAAATTTAATGATTTTTAATAAAAATAGCATTAATGGTTTAATGAAATAACTAAAGGCTAAAGAAAAACTTACTACTAAAATAGCTATAATTAACTGTGGCATTATGTCATTGATTAGCATTATTAACTGAGGAATTTCATTTTTAATGAGTTTTATTTCTAAACCATTATTTATGTGAATACATATTTCAACTATTGATGAAATGATTATAAACAAAATTAAAATATATATATTTTTTTGATTCCCATACAAAGTTTTACTGGGTTGGAGTTGCGCGATTACAAAATCAAACTTAGATTCTTGAGCTAACTGTTGAGCTATCCATGTGAGCCATACTCTAATTTTCTTGCTTTTAGCGTTATTGTCATCGATTAACCTTTTATAAATGTATGTATTCCAAAGATACTGAAGACGTTCTTCTGACGAGTCTATTTTTTGCCATTTTTCAAGAGAAATTTCTTGACAAGTTACAATAGCAAGATTTAAAAATAATGGGATACGAATTAGATCCATCAAAATAGTGTCTTGAATAAGAGTATGTGAATGAGGGAAATTTTGAATCTGTTGTAAGTAGTTTTGAATTTGGTCGTCACTAAGTGGAAGAAGACAAACAGCCCCATTTAGCTTTAGTTTGATTTTGGCATTAATATACTCTTCTTTGCGAGTACATACTATCAAAGATGGTGGTCGATTAACTTCACTCAAAAATATATTAATTCCTCGAATACAGTCCTGATAAAGAGATGATTCCAACTCATCTAAACCATCTAATAAAGGTAGCAGCTTTTGTTCATTCAACCATTGTTCGATAGTTTGAGATGATTGTCCATATTTCATACTAAGTTCTACTATTATCCACTGACGAAAGGGTTGTCGTGGATTTTGCCAAGAGGCTAAATTTAGAAGTACAGGTATCGGTTTTAAATGCTGCTCTTCTGCAAGAGTAACTAGAATTTGTGCTAATTCCAATAAAGTTGTTGTTTTTCCAGAGCCAGGCTCTCCAATAATTAATAATTTACCTCCAATTTCATCATGATTGAATACATCTATAATTTGAGGTTCATCGGAAGTAAATTGATTACTATTAAAACCGATTTTGATATCCAAATTCCAAGGGCAGTTGACTAATTCTGGCTGTAGTTATTTTTTCAAATTAATTGGCTTGGCATTCTCTACAAATAAAGATTTTGTTAAGCGACCTTTAACTTCTTTTTTGACATTATCTAGTAATGACTCTTCCTTTATAGGACGTTGGGTCGCTTTAGTTTCTTGAAAGATATTGCGAACTATTTGCTGAATTGTTGCGGCATCTGCACCTTGGTAAGTGCGATCGCCTAGATGAATATCTCCCCCAGTTATCTGCCCAATGTTAGTGTTAAACTCGCCATTTTGAGATACTAACTGCAATACACCCTCAACTATTTTGAGCGATCGCCGCAGTTTTTCAATATCTGCATCAGTCTGACTTCCTCTAAGGATACGCTCAATAATGTCATTCAAATTATCTTTATCAGCCACACTATTACTCCACACGCAATTTTGATAAACATTTAGTATATAAATAAAATAATCTATAGCTTAATCTTTAATTTTTTCGGGTTATCTCCTTTATTTTGGACTCAATTAACTGTTCCACTTTATTAGCTGCATAGTTATTTGCATTATCGTTATATCTATCAGCTTTAACCCGAATACCTTCCACAACTCCATTGATGCTTTTAACTACAACCTGAAAGCGACCATAAGGTTTTTTGTTATGTCCCCAAGGTGTATCAACCACCTTGTTAAAAACATAAACATATTTATAAACAAAGGATGACCAATTACCGCTTAGAGCATATTCTTGATAGTTATCTTTGTTTTGTTCATTTTCAAGCCTTAAAGCATCCAGGTAAATCTCATAGT
Protein-coding sequences here:
- a CDS encoding NACHT domain-containing NTPase, whose translation is MDIKIGFNSNQFTSDEPQIIDVFNHDEIGGKLLIIGEPGSGKTTTLLELAQILVTLAEEQHLKPIPVLLNLASWQNPRQPFRQWIIVELSMKYGQSSQTIEQWLNEQKLLPLLDGLDELESSLYQDCIRGINIFLSEVNRPPSLIVCTRKEEYINAKIKLKLNGAVCLLPLSDDQIQNYLQQIQNFPHSHTLIQDTILMDLIRIPLFLNLAIVTCQEISLEKWQKIDSSEERLQYLWNTYIYKRLIDDNNAKSKKIRVWLTWIAQQLAQESKFDFVIAQLQPSKTLYGNQKNIYILILFIIISSIVEICIHINNGLEIKLIKNEIPQLIMLINDIMPQLIIAILVVSFSLAFSYFIKPLMLFLLKIIKFIFSRFSNLLGIFNSIIYLPLSISIFIIFIYKISSLAGLLVLYFLILLPFNILPFNYNYESFDLLHWLAFPVKFFKNITILIAITAIAFCLALPIFFAFFLLSILVSVGLIIVFINVIQPIEKLIVS
- a CDS encoding NACHT domain-containing protein; amino-acid sequence: MTTPEELNAILERIIKKQQTETDITFLRQWLTGIGQIVSQQSKYAVNLGQGQDIHVGDTFGGLCLRTYQGADAELIREIIRSLLEELKATGQFAPFKEQNQQSVDELVQQVRSRIHDDIQRLHSTIPLWGVDHWVPLGDLFVDVNILEELSSSRKSELDDLWQDFTTGMERYSGDRSLDRIGLGKERQRVSGLEVLAKNTNLMVVGKPGSGKTTYLQRVVTECNAGNLQAHRIPALIKLREFVEDGRKFAYSLERYFEQSWQLSNTDINLIFYQGRALVLLDGLDEVTGEDGKNITKQIKQFARSYPQVQVIVTCRTQSQESRFERFDYVEVADFNQAQVQSFSEHWFKAVIGDDSAGLARSQEFLDQLFLDANKPIRDLAITPILLSLTCAVFHQTGKFYSKRSKLYEEGLELLLEQWDKSREIERDEIYRDLLPERKLELLSYLAVKKFEQPQYVLFEQVEIEGYIAEFLGIRLRDSRAVLRAIESQHGLLIERAQKVWSFSHLTFQEYLVAQWFCKHESLTRLAKFIREMRWHHVLRLAFEKAEMTDHYVKMIAQEINCIGVNNSNFQNLLEWIHHLSTAFKNIYPPLAVRVFYISLVEDVFAKRYHDTNLSIQRLNAFKFGLKLKYSQALQLVHLFDDKYGREFQEGNMMWRESEGLADDDWTMDGTIPLGRVYEFYDYMFEEFDEINNPQWWSSSLARKKGYANEAIEIDKLLRLYMICINLLSDFLLSDKSRKEIETILLLPIAEIKKRKRETAE
- a CDS encoding WD40 repeat domain-containing protein, whose protein sequence is MTPDKHLQQILNRAEQGQQTDEDISFLRQKLLTGDRQIVSQLGKYNVNIGEGRDIHIGDRIYQTWDEQAIQALVQAIQKVTWRCVASLTENDYTQVENQSTGIPIIDKLAKNLTDFSQQSVMRYGLKLAFSPHQEYFISSGNQVIKRWQTNTRERLQEISVPFSATGVFDLWFTSVAISSDAQLIAACKAYQIYIWRLGSSNPLHTFGKTLLSNFLDVFGFDSVAFSPNNKILAANDNHDIKLWDVESGEEIAKLSGHSDKVTCVAFNPKNGRILASCSYDKTIKLWDIDSKRCLGTLTAHRDAIYTLTFSPDGEILASGSNDNKIKLWYLNTRETPQTLQQHSDAVTCLVFSPDGKTLVSGSNDETIVEWKITEKEFQIFPERHRRGVTSIAISPDGETLISGGRDQTIKVWRR